Within Winogradskyella helgolandensis, the genomic segment GCTATAATTCCGCATCTCGATACGTTTACTAATAACATTTCAAAAGTCCACTTAGATCCGGCCGTTAGACCGGTAGCTAAGATTTGTGAGTATTTGACCAAAGCCCATTATTCTAAAACCGACAATGCCATTAAGACAGCACTTTCTGAAACTCATAAAGAAAAAATTGTAGAAGCTTGCTTCGATTGGATGATTAATGATGAAAAAATAGCACCAAAAGCCTATAGCATGAATAGCTTATATCTCTTAGGTACTGAGTACGATTGGATTCACCCAGAACTAGCTATTATTTTAGAACGTGATTATGAAATGCAAAGTTCCGGGTTTAAAGCAAGAGCAAAGCATATTTTAAAGAAAATTAAAACGCATTAGAAATTGTAGGTTTGTTGTTGGAAAATATCCTAAAAACTTCTTGCTTCGTGCTTTAAACTTCAAACTTACTTCCTATATTTACCACTTCTAAAAAACTAACATAAATGGCACTTTCACCTCTTAATGCAATTTCACCAATCGATGGTAGATACCGATCTAAAGTTGAAGCTTTAGGCAATTATTTCTCAGAAGAAGCACTGATTAAATATCGTGTTTTAGTAGAGGTCGAATATTTTATTGCACTATGTGAATTACCATTGCCGCAGTTAGAACCTGTTTCTAGTTCTGTTTTTGAAGATTTAAGAGGGATTTATAAAAATTTTACTGCTGTTGATGCGTCTGCCATTAAAGAGATTGAAAAAGTTACTAATCACGATGTAAAAGCCGTTGAATATTTTATAAAAGATAAATTTGATGGCTTAGAACTATCAGCATATAAAGAATTTATTCATTTTGGATTAACGTCTCAAGACATCAATAATACAGCAATTCCTTTAAGTATTAAGGATGCGATGAACGATGTTTATGTTCCTGAATACCTTTTACTTTTAGAAAAGATAGAAAATCTCGCTTCAGATTGGGCTCATATCCCAATGCTAGCAAGAACGCATGGTCAACCTGCTTCGCCTACACGTTTAGGAAAAGAAATTGAAGTTTTTGCTGTACGATTAAAAGAGCAATTCAATTTATTAAATGATGTACCAAGTGCTGCTAAATTTGGTGGTGCAACAGGAAATTTCAACGCTCATAAAGTCGCTTATCCTACTATCGATTGGAAAGCATTTGGAACTAAATTTGTTCAAGAAAAATTGGGCTTACATCACTCGTTTCCAACAACACAAATAGAGCATTACGATCATGTTGCGGCTTTGTTTGATGGCTTAAAACGTATTAACACTATAATTATTGATTTAGACAGAGACATCTGGACATACGTATCAATGGATTATTTTAAACAAAAGATTAAAGCTGGTGAAGTAGGAAGTTCTGCAATGCCACATAAAGTAAATCCTATTGATTTTGAAAATAGTGAAGGGAATTTAGGAATAGCGAATGCCATTTTTGAACACCTTTCTGCAAAATTACCTCTTTCTAGATTACAACGTGATTTAACCGACAGTACCGTTTTAAGAAATGTTGGTGTGCCTTTTGGACATACACTTATTGCGTTTAAATCTACCGTGAAAGGTTTGGGTAAATTATTATTGAACGAACCAAAATTTGCTCAAGATTTAGAAAACAATTGGGCCGTAGTTGCTGAAGCTATTCAAACGATATTAAGACGTGAGAGTTATCCGAACCCTTATGAAGCATTAAAAGGGCTTACAAGAACTAATGAAGCGATTACACAAACGTCTATTTCTAATTTTATTGATACCTTAGAGGTTTCTGATACTATTAAATCGGAATTAAAAGCGATTACACCAAGTAACTATACTGGAATTTAAATGATATCATTTGTAAAATCATATTCTATATCTAAAGATACTATAGCCTTGTTAGCTGTGACTATGATAGTACTCGGTCTATTTTTGTCTGGCTTATTTGATGTGCTAGATTATCTGATTATAAAAGCTTTATTATTTTTCAGTTTTGGTACTTTATTTATTTTAGCCTGTATCTATGCTATAAAAAATGACACGGACACAGAAAAAAATCGCCCTGAAGAAGCACTTCAAAACGATTCTAATTAACATTTAAATACGAATACCAAGTATACTTAGTATATGTCAGATTATTTAAAAAAGTTGGTTAAACCTTTAAGTTGGTTTTCATCAAAATCTGCCTTTTCTAATAACGACGTTAATGACATTAATTTATTAGCATTCATATCATCACCTAGAATTCTAGCAATTAGAAAGCCTTTGTTTTTAGCATTTCCAAAGATGATGAGTTCATCAATATTGTCTATATCTCCTAAAAATTTCACTACAAATTTTCCATCTGTTGGATTACCTCCACGCATTAGCTCTTCGTAACTAGAGTCTTTTAGAATGGTATTTACTTTTTCTAATTCTAATTTATAGTCGTCAGCATCTGTATCCGCTTTCATAAATGTTAAAACATTCAACTTATCTACAGAATTATAAGCTTCTTTCTGTTCTTCGGTCATGTCAACATTCTCAACATTGACAAAACTTGTTGGCAAATCAAACGACGCAAAACCTGGTTTTAATTCATTTTCTACATAGTAGGTTTGCAACGTAGGCTCCTGATTACAACTTGTAAAAGCTGTAACCAAAAGCAACATTACTATTGATTTTTTGATTGATTGTATCATATTTATGGCCCACAAAAGTGAGTATTCTTTTTAGTTAATATTAGTTCTTATCTCCTGCTTTCTTTAACTGCTCACCACCTGGAATATCCATTTTACTGGTTATTTTAGAGATTTGTCTTAAATCTATATCACCTGTTAAAGACAACACGACTGTTTCAAACACACGTTTTTTACCATTAATTTCAATATCTGTACCTTCTGTTATAGCTTTTAATCCAGTCATATACATCAATAATTCTTTTACGTGGTTTTCGTCGTTACCTTCTTTTACGTAAAACTTAACGCTTTGCTCACCATCTTTAAAACGCATTAACTCTTCAAGCTTAGTGGATTTTAAATAAGAATCTACTGTAGATTTCATATCAGAAGACACTTTTTCATCACCAGTGGTAAATACTTTAAGACCAGTTATTTTCTTAACCATCTCTAAAAGTTTTTGATCTTCAGGATCATCCATATCCATATCTATACTAGATAACATTCTAAACATCTTCTGATTGATAACAAAAGAAGTGACTTCTGCATTATCTTCAAATTTATCGAATACACCTTGAGCAAATGTCAATATTGGTGTCAATAAAAGGGCTGTGATTATAATTAATTTCTTCATAATTTTTTGTTTTAATTGTTTTTTAAAATTTTGTTTGTCATTGTATTAAATTCACCTAGCTTACTGGCTTGCTGAGCACCTTCGTTGATGTTCTCTCCTACTAAAGCTAAACTTGATAATTGTGTTTTTCCTTCATTCATCCCTAGAGAGATTAAACTAAAAGCTTCCATCGTTTGGTTATACACCATAAGGGCTTCTTGTTTTTCTTCTTCCGTAGGACCCATAAAACTTGGCACAACTAAACCAAGCATTAGAACGGCAACAGCTGCGACAGAAATCCATTGATACAATTTTGTTTTCTTAGTGTTTAATGAAACGTCTTTGGTATACTGTTCTTGTTTTGATTTAGAAAAGTATATAAACATGGGCTTATAATGCTCAAATTCTGGCGCCACATGATCTCCGTTGAAGTACGCCTTTAGTTGCGCTTCCTCTTGTACAGATGTTTCTGCATTGTTATACTTTTCTAGTAATGTCTCTATATTATTTAATACCATATTGATGTGTATTAGTTAATTTTTCTCTTATTGTTTTTCGTGCTCTAGATAAATTTACGCGAATCGCAGTTTCATTCATGTCTAACATTTTAGCGATATCTTCATAATCATATTCTTCAATATCTCTTAATTGCACTATTATTTTTTGTTGTTCTGGTAAGTCTTCCATAATCTTAGACACCCAATCCACACTATCTTTTGCTTCAACCTGATGTTGTAACGACGCATTGTTATCTGTGTAATTACTATGAACAATTTTTAAATTCTGTGCTTGTTTCGATTTTAAACGGTCTAAGCAAAAATTCTTTGTCATGGTCATTGAAAATGCTTCCACATTTTTATAGTCACCAATCTTGTTGTTATTCTTCCATAATTTTAAAAGTATTTCTTGCGTGGCATCTTCTGCTTCTTCACGAGAAACCAGTAATCGTTTCGCTAAACGAAATACTTTATCCTTAAATGGCATTACTAAGCTTACAAAATCTGCTTGCTTCATTATTGTTTTGATTGATTGGTGAAGTCAATTTTACTTGCCTTCATTATTACGACGATACACTTTATGTTTTGTTACAAAGATTTCTTTTTTTTACAATATTGTAAGTAAATTTAGAGTTTTACAGTAAGAAAAGAAAAATTGCTACTTATTAAAGAAAAATAACTATGAAAAATTTTAAGGTTTTATTACTCTCTTGTTTTGCCATGATGGCAGTAACAAGTTGTTTTGAAGATATGGATGACAATCCTATTTCAACTGTAGAAATTAATGACTTCGTGTGGAAAGGAATGAATGCGGTTTATGCCTATAAGGATGAAATCACAGATTTAATGAATGATCGATTTACTTCTAACGACGATTACACAAATTACCTCAATGAGTATGCTTCACCCGAAGACCTATTTGAATCCTTACTTTATTTACCAGATAACATTGATGAATTTAGTGTTATTGTCCCTAATTATTTCGAATTAGAGCAATTATTGCAAGGCACCACTTTTAATAACGGTATGGCTTATGGTTTAGTTAAATTGCCAAATGCCACAGAAGATATTTTTGGTTATGTCCGCTATGTAATGCCTAATACAGATGCAGAGGCTAAAGGTGTCACTCGAGGTATGATTTTTAATACTATTGATGGTGCATTAATAACTGAGACTAACTTCAGCGCTTTATTAAGTCCTACTACATATACTATTGGTTTGGCTGATTACGATAATAATGGCACAACGGTAACACTAACGGATGATAGTATTACATCTAATAATGAAACGATAACACTTACAAAATCGGCATATACCGAGAACCCAATTTTAACTCATAACGTTCTTAATGTTGATGGTAGCGCTATAGGTTATTTAATGTATAACGGATTTAGAATCGGTGATGACAACCTTGATGAATTAAATAATGTATTTGCAGAATTTCAATCTGAAGGTATATCTGATTTGGTTTTAGACTTACGTTATAATGGTGGAGGCAGCGTTGATACTGCTATATGGTTAGCGTCTATGATAACTGGGCAATATACTGGAGAGGTGTTCTTTAAAGAAAAATGGAATACAGATATACTCACTGAATTTGAACAAAGCAATCCGGATGCCTTAATAAATCCTTTTGTTACACAAATGACCAAACGTAACACTAATGGTGACATCACCTATCAACAATCAATTACTAGTTTAAATTTAAATAAAGTCTATATCCTAACAACAAGAAGTAGCGCTTCTGCTA encodes:
- a CDS encoding adenylosuccinate lyase, which codes for MTKAELYKELNYVNHSRDMRLKYAHLIIDNPELVAPLLDILFDVDDKISCRAAWVFEFMCGENLDAIIPHLDTFTNNISKVHLDPAVRPVAKICEYLTKAHYSKTDNAIKTALSETHKEKIVEACFDWMINDEKIAPKAYSMNSLYLLGTEYDWIHPELAIILERDYEMQSSGFKARAKHILKKIKTH
- the purB gene encoding adenylosuccinate lyase, which produces MALSPLNAISPIDGRYRSKVEALGNYFSEEALIKYRVLVEVEYFIALCELPLPQLEPVSSSVFEDLRGIYKNFTAVDASAIKEIEKVTNHDVKAVEYFIKDKFDGLELSAYKEFIHFGLTSQDINNTAIPLSIKDAMNDVYVPEYLLLLEKIENLASDWAHIPMLARTHGQPASPTRLGKEIEVFAVRLKEQFNLLNDVPSAAKFGGATGNFNAHKVAYPTIDWKAFGTKFVQEKLGLHHSFPTTQIEHYDHVAALFDGLKRINTIIIDLDRDIWTYVSMDYFKQKIKAGEVGSSAMPHKVNPIDFENSEGNLGIANAIFEHLSAKLPLSRLQRDLTDSTVLRNVGVPFGHTLIAFKSTVKGLGKLLLNEPKFAQDLENNWAVVAEAIQTILRRESYPNPYEALKGLTRTNEAITQTSISNFIDTLEVSDTIKSELKAITPSNYTGI
- a CDS encoding DUF4252 domain-containing protein translates to MIQSIKKSIVMLLLVTAFTSCNQEPTLQTYYVENELKPGFASFDLPTSFVNVENVDMTEEQKEAYNSVDKLNVLTFMKADTDADDYKLELEKVNTILKDSSYEELMRGGNPTDGKFVVKFLGDIDNIDELIIFGNAKNKGFLIARILGDDMNANKLMSLTSLLEKADFDENQLKGLTNFFK
- a CDS encoding DUF4252 domain-containing protein, coding for MKKLIIITALLLTPILTFAQGVFDKFEDNAEVTSFVINQKMFRMLSSIDMDMDDPEDQKLLEMVKKITGLKVFTTGDEKVSSDMKSTVDSYLKSTKLEELMRFKDGEQSVKFYVKEGNDENHVKELLMYMTGLKAITEGTDIEINGKKRVFETVVLSLTGDIDLRQISKITSKMDIPGGEQLKKAGDKN
- a CDS encoding RNA polymerase sigma factor; amino-acid sequence: MKQADFVSLVMPFKDKVFRLAKRLLVSREEAEDATQEILLKLWKNNNKIGDYKNVEAFSMTMTKNFCLDRLKSKQAQNLKIVHSNYTDNNASLQHQVEAKDSVDWVSKIMEDLPEQQKIIVQLRDIEEYDYEDIAKMLDMNETAIRVNLSRARKTIREKLTNTHQYGIK
- a CDS encoding S41 family peptidase, which produces MKNFKVLLLSCFAMMAVTSCFEDMDDNPISTVEINDFVWKGMNAVYAYKDEITDLMNDRFTSNDDYTNYLNEYASPEDLFESLLYLPDNIDEFSVIVPNYFELEQLLQGTTFNNGMAYGLVKLPNATEDIFGYVRYVMPNTDAEAKGVTRGMIFNTIDGALITETNFSALLSPTTYTIGLADYDNNGTTVTLTDDSITSNNETITLTKSAYTENPILTHNVLNVDGSAIGYLMYNGFRIGDDNLDELNNVFAEFQSEGISDLVLDLRYNGGGSVDTAIWLASMITGQYTGEVFFKEKWNTDILTEFEQSNPDALINPFVTQMTKRNTNGDITYQQSITSLNLNKVYILTTRSSASASELVINGLTPYIDVVQVGATTRGKSQASRTIYDSANLSKENVNPNHTYAMQPLIYEAQNADGYSEFYNGLSPDPSFQLSEYYENLGVLGDIEERLLAEAIADITGLSRSAIETQQPYETVKQIGDQNFKNPFRFDMIDDRPLKFNIINQ